A genomic region of Pristiophorus japonicus isolate sPriJap1 chromosome 20, sPriJap1.hap1, whole genome shotgun sequence contains the following coding sequences:
- the LOC139232585 gene encoding zinc finger protein 229-like: protein MEKPWKCEDCGKGCSYPSELETHRRSHTGERPFTCSVCGKGFTQSSSLYTHQRVHSGERPFTCIECGKGFNALSNLRTHQQVHSDKRPFKCSDCDKNFKSTKDLLTHQRTHTGERPFTCSVCGTRFTQSSHLRTHQIVHSDNKPFQCSDCEKSFKSKKDLLTHQRTHTGERPFTCSVCGKGFTCSSYLLTHQLVHTDNRPFVCSDCEKSFKSKQHLLKHQRIHNGERPFTCFACGKGFTRSSHLLRHQRVHTGERPFTCTECGKGFTDLSDRLTHQRVHTGERPFTCSVCGKGFTQTSHLLTHQRVHSDNRPFKCYDCEKSFKSTNALLKHQRTHTGERPFICSVCGKGFTDSSNLLIHQRVHTGESQFICSVCGKGFIQTSHLLAHQHVHTGEWPFTCSVCGK from the coding sequence atggagaaaccgtggaaatgtgaggactgtgggaagggatgcagttacccgtctgagctggaaactcatcgacgcagtcacaccggggaaagaccgttcacctgctccgtgtgtgggaagggattcactcagtcatccagcctctatacacatcagcgagttcattctggagagaggccattcacctgcattgaatgtgggaagggatttaatgCTTTATCAAACCTcaggacacaccagcaagttcactctgataagagaccttttaaatgttctgactgtgacaaGAACTTTAAAAGCACGAAagatctgctgacacaccaacgcactcacactggagagaggccgttcacctgctctgtgtgtgggacgcgattcactcaatcatcccacCTTCGGACACATCAAATTGTGCACTCTGATAACAAACCTTTTCAATGTTCTGATTGTGAGAAGAGCTTCAAAAGTAAAAAGGATTTACTGACgcaccagcgcactcacaccggggagagaccgttcacctgctctgtgtgtgggaagggattcacttgttcatcctacCTTCtcacacaccaacttgttcacactgatAACCGACCTTTTGTATGTTCTgattgtgagaagagctttaaaagtaaACAGCACCTCCTAAAACACCAACGCATTCAcaatggagagaggccattcacctgcttcgcatgtgggaagggattcacccgaTCATCACACctgttgagacaccagcgagttcacactggggaaaggccattcacgtgcactgagtgtgggaagggattcactgatttATCCGACcgtctgacacaccagcgagttcacaccggcgagagaccgttcacctgctcagtgtgtgggaagggattcactcagacatcccacctgctgacacatcagcgagttcactctGATAACAGACCTTTTAAATGCTATGACTGTGAGAAAAGCTTTAAAAGCACAAATGCTCTGCtgaaacaccaacgcactcacactggggagagaccgttcatctgctctgtgtgtgggaagggattcactgattcgTCCAACCTGCTGattcatcagcgagttcacactggggagagtcaattcatctgctccgtgtgtgggaagggattcattcagacaTCCCACCTGCTAGCACACCAACATGTTCACACTGGGGAatggccgttcacctgttctgtcTGTGGAAAGTGA